The Pseudomonas sp. SCB32 DNA window GCACCAAAAGTCAGCCATCAGCGCTCGTAAAGCTCCAACGGCAAGTCATCCGGATCGGCAAAGAAGGTGAACCGCTTGCCGGTCAGCTCGTCCTCGCGGATCGGCTCGCTCTTCACGCCATGGCTCTCCAGATGCGCCACGGCGGCGTCCAGGTCATCCACCGCAAACGCCAGGTGACGCAGCCCCTGGGCCTCGGGATAGGACGGTCGGGGCGGCGCGCCGGGGAAGGAGAACAGCTCCAGTTGCGTCTCGCCCAGTGCCAGGTCGAGCTTCCAGGAGTCGCGGGCTTCGCGGTAGGTCTCGGCGATTACGCGCAGCTCCAGCACCTGGGTGTAGAAGTGCCTGGATCGTGGGTAATCCGAGCAGATCAGGGCGATGTGGTGGACGCTGTGCAGCAAAGGCATGGCGCTTGGCTTCCGAAGGTGATCGGGCGACCCATCCTGCCAGTCATGCGTGGTGGGTCAATGCTGGCTGTATGAATCTGCCGGTTGGAGTGTAGGCAGTGTGCCTGATAGCATCGCGCCGCCAACCCAAAACGGTCGACAGGATGTCCCCCGTACGGCCGCACACGAAAGGAAGCAGCATGAAAAAGACCGCCCTGGCCCTCGCCATTCCCCTGGCCATCGTCGGCGTTGCCGTTGCCGGCGCCTGGTACACCGGCTCGCGCGTCGAGCAGGAAATCACCCGCGGCATCGAACAGGCCAACAGCCTTCTCAAGACCGACGCCCCCGACCTGGGCATGAGCGTCTCGCTGCTCGGCGTGGAGCGCGGCCTGCTTTCCAGCAGCGCACGTTACCAGGTGACCATCGCCGGCAACGAAGGCGAGGCGCCCACTACCCTGGTGTTCACCGATCGTCTCGAGCACGGCCCGTTCCCGGCGTCGCGCCTGGCGGCCGGCAAGCTGGCGCCGGTCATGGCGCAGAGCCATTTCGCCCTGGAGCAGAACGAGTTCACCGCGCCGCTGTTCGCGGCCGCCGCCGGCAAGGCGCCGCTCAGCGGCGAGCTGGCCATACATTACGACCAGCAACAGGAAGGCGTCTTCGAGAGCGCCGCCCTGCAATTCGCCAAGGACGGTGAGAGCCTG harbors:
- a CDS encoding VOC family protein produces the protein MPLLHSVHHIALICSDYPRSRHFYTQVLELRVIAETYREARDSWKLDLALGETQLELFSFPGAPPRPSYPEAQGLRHLAFAVDDLDAAVAHLESHGVKSEPIREDELTGKRFTFFADPDDLPLELYER